AGAAGTCAACCTAACTTTGTTTCCCAACTTATACCGTGATGTGAGTGAGTGGTTACAGCCGAATCGGGTGATTTTAGTGACTGGTGATGTCGAAGAACGCCGCGGATTGCAAGTAGTCGCTAATCGACTTCAGTTAGCAGCTAACGTAGTGCACCAGCAAAAAACGAGTCGGCAACGCCTATTTGTGCAAATTTTAGCTAGTCAGGAACAACCAGAGTTGTTGCAACAACTACAGAGTTTGTTGAAGGACCATGAGGGCTCCGTACCCGTAATCTTATATTGGGCGCGAACCAAGAAGCGCCAACAACTAGCTCCCATTTTTAACGTAGATCCGAGTGAGGAGTTAATGTTACAACTACAGACATTATTGGGTCCGAAAAACGTGGTTTTAAAATGATTTCTAGTTCAATACAGACACTAGCTGTGAAAAGTGATACAATGAAGACGAAATCTAATAAAGGCAAGTTAAACTGGAGACAGTTTGCTTACAAAAAAGGAGAGCTTTTACTTATGAAGAGAACAAAAATCGTAAGTACACTTGGACCTGCTTCAAATGATGTAGATACCATTACTACGTTATTGAACAGTGGTGCAAATGTTTTTCGTTTTAACTTTTCCCATGGGGATCATGAAGAACACTTATCACGGATGAACATGGTAAAAGAAGCGGAAAAGAGAACTGGTAAGATTGCTGGGATTCTCTTGGATACTAAGGGTGCTGAAATCCGGACGACCGAACAGGTCGATGGTAAGATTGAATTTAAGACCGGTGACAAGTTCCGCATTTCCATGGATGATAGCATTAAAGGTACCAAAGACAAGATTGCCGTAACTTACCCAGGACTTTACGATGATGTTAAAGTTGGTGGCCAGGTTCTCTTTGATGATGGTTTGGTTGGAACTAAGATTTTGGAAAAGGACGACAAAAACCGTGAATTAGTAGTGGAAGTTACTAACAACGGTGTCCTTGGTTCCCGGAAAGGGGTTAACGCTCCGGGAGTTTCTATCAACCTACCTGGAATCACTGAAAAGGATTCTGATGACATCCGCTTTGGTTGTGAACAGGGCATTAACTACATTGCTGCTTCATTTGTACGGAAGACTCAAGACATTCTGGACATTCGGGCATTATTGGAAGAAAAGAATATGCAAGACGTTCAAATCTTTCCTAAGATTGAATCTCAAGAAGGAATTGACAACTTCCCTGAAATTTTAAAGGTTTCTGATGGATTAATGGTTGCTCGTGGAGACATGGGTGTGGAAATTCCACCTGAAAACGTACCAGCCGTGCAAAAAAGCTTAATTAAGATGTGTAACGAAGCGGGTAAGCCAGTGATTACGGCTACCCAAATGTTAGACTCAATGCAAGAAGAACCTCGTCCAACACGGGCCGAAGTTTCTGACGTTGCGAATGCCGTTTATGATGGAACTGATGCTACGATGCTTTCTGGTGAAAGTGCCAACGGTGATTACCCAGTTGCTGCTGTTTCGATGATGGCTCGGATTGATGAAGTTTCTGACGGTCACTTTGAAGAATTTGGAACTCCACGTCCTAAATTTAACGATGGTGACGTTACGGAAGCCTTGGGTGAATCTGTAGCGCGGATTGCCAAAGACATGGGAATTCACACGATTGTCGTGGCCACTGGTTCTGGGTACACTGCTCGGATGCTTTCAAAGTATCACCCAGATGCTAACATCTTGGCGTTAACTTTTGACGACCGGGTTCGTCGTGGATTGACGGTTAACTGGGCAGTTAACCCAGTGTTAGTTGAAAAACCAGAATCAGCTGAAGCAATGGTTAACTTAGCCGTTGCTAAAGCCGTTGAAACTGGTTTAGCTAAAGAAGGCGAAGAAATCATCGTTACAACCGGTGTTCCGTTAGGTGACGAAGGAACTACTAACACGATTCGCGTTCAATTAATTGGAACCAAGTTGGCTCAAGGCCAAGGAATTGGCGACGAAACGGTGATTGGTAAGGCAGTGGTTGCTGCTGACGCTGATGAAGCAAACGCTAAAGCCGTTGACGGAAGTGTCTTGGTAGTTAAGGATACTAACAAAGACTACTTACCGGCCATGAAGAAAGCTAGTGCTATCGTGGTTGAAACGGGTGGTTTAACTTCTTACGCTGCCGTAATCGGAATTTCTTTGGATGTTCCTGTGATTGTGGCTGCTCACAATGCTACTTCTACGATTACTGATGGTGAAGTAGTAACGGTGGACGCTCGGCGTGGGGTTGTTTACCAAGGTAATCAAGCTA
This genomic stretch from Fructilactobacillus carniphilus harbors:
- the pyk gene encoding pyruvate kinase — its product is MKRTKIVSTLGPASNDVDTITTLLNSGANVFRFNFSHGDHEEHLSRMNMVKEAEKRTGKIAGILLDTKGAEIRTTEQVDGKIEFKTGDKFRISMDDSIKGTKDKIAVTYPGLYDDVKVGGQVLFDDGLVGTKILEKDDKNRELVVEVTNNGVLGSRKGVNAPGVSINLPGITEKDSDDIRFGCEQGINYIAASFVRKTQDILDIRALLEEKNMQDVQIFPKIESQEGIDNFPEILKVSDGLMVARGDMGVEIPPENVPAVQKSLIKMCNEAGKPVITATQMLDSMQEEPRPTRAEVSDVANAVYDGTDATMLSGESANGDYPVAAVSMMARIDEVSDGHFEEFGTPRPKFNDGDVTEALGESVARIAKDMGIHTIVVATGSGYTARMLSKYHPDANILALTFDDRVRRGLTVNWAVNPVLVEKPESAEAMVNLAVAKAVETGLAKEGEEIIVTTGVPLGDEGTTNTIRVQLIGTKLAQGQGIGDETVIGKAVVAADADEANAKAVDGSVLVVKDTNKDYLPAMKKASAIVVETGGLTSYAAVIGISLDVPVIVAAHNATSTITDGEVVTVDARRGVVYQGNQAKND